The following DNA comes from Dehalococcoidia bacterium.
ATCTCCCGCTCCCGCCGATCCTTAAGGCGAAAGAGGATGGGGCCGAAAGCGTCCGCTCGGCCCGTCTCTTGCCAAAGATCCAGGGGTTGCAGGGCGGGGAGGCGCACCTCTTGGGCACCCGCCCCGTTCATCTCTTCGCGGATGATGGCTTCTATCTTCTGCAAGGAGCGCAGGGCCAGGGGCATATAGGCGTACACCCCCGCAGCGAAAGGATAAATCATCCCCGCCTTCACTAGAAGGCGATGGCTTGGTGTTTCAGCATCGGCCGGGTCGGTGCGCAGGGTGCGTGCGAACAGCTGGGACATGCGCATAGGCCTCTCCTTGGGGATGTCTCTGCCCCCCATGATATCTGGGGGAGGAAGCCAACCTCCTGCCTGAGGGCCACCACAACTTGCGAGGACACTAACCTACGCAACCGATGGTCGCCTCAGATGACCCCCTCGGCCTGGAGCCCTTCCAAGGTTTGGGGTGAAAGGCCCAATAGGTTACAGTAGATTTCCTGATTATGCTGGCCCAGGGTCGGGGCCGGCTGACGCACGGAGCCTGGTGTGCTGGTGAGGCGTGGGGTGACCCCAGGGATGCGCACCTTTCCCACTACCGGGTCGTCCACCTCCACCAGGATGCCCCGCTCACGGATGTGGGGGTCGGCACAAATGTCCTCGGCGCTGTAGATGGGGCCGGCGGCGACCCCTGCCCTCTCCAAGATGGCCAAAGTTTCCTGGAGGGTATGTTGGGAGATCCACTGGGCCATCTGGGTGTTCAGTTCGGTCAGGTGTTGGCGTCGTCCTTGCAGGGTGGCGAAGCGGGGGTCGGTGGTCCACTCGTCTTTGCCAATGGCTTGGGCGAGACGGCGGAACTGGTCGTCGGTGGTGACGATGAGGCTCACCCACTTGCCATCTTGGGTAAGGAAATGGTCGCTAGGGGCGCCCGCGGGGTTCACATTCCCCTGGCGCTCCCGAACGATACCCAGCCGGTCGTAAAGGGGGATGGTGTGCTCGGAGACCCGCAGGATACTTTCGTAAAGGGCCAAGTCCAACATCTGGCCCTGGCCCGTCTTCTCGCGCCAGCGCAGGGCGATTAGACACCCGATGGTGGCGAAGCAGGCGGTAAGGTAGTCGGCAAGGGGGAAGCCCGGGCGTGTGGGGGGCCGGTCGGGGAAGCCGGTCACATAGGCCAGCCCCCCGAAGCCGACTGCCACGCGGTCGTAGGCAGCTCTGTAACGGTAGGGGCCGGTCTGCCCAAAGCCGGAGACGCGGACCATAATCAGCGTGGGGTTCACTGCCCGCAGGTTGTCCCAGCCTAGTCCCCAACGCTCCAAGGTGCCAGGGCGGAAGTTCTCCAACAAGATGTCGGAGATCTTGACCAGTTCCTTCAGGAGCGCCTGACCCTGGGGCTTGCGCAGATCCAGGGTAATGGACTGTTTGTTGCGTCCCTCCACTGTCCAAAAAAGGGAGGTGCCGTTGACCAGTTCCCCTGCCTGGCGGGCGATGTCACCGGTGCCGGGCATCTCCACTTTGATGACCTGGGCACCGAACTCGGCCAGGAGGGTGCCCGCCACGGGCGCCGCAATAAAGGTGCCGATATCCAACACCCGCAGGTCTGCCAAGGGCAGAGGGCTCGTAGACATACACTTCGACCTCGTGTGCTGGTTTCCCCTCTATGATAGGGGCGCGCCGGAGGCGGCGTCTACACGCCGTGCCCGGGGTATCAACCGTGCAGGAGGAAGTCCAACAGGACGCGGTTGACCTCGTCGCTCCGCGTCCACAGGATGCCGTGCCCCCCTCCGGAAAGGATTTCCAGGCGCGCGCTCGGGATGCTCTGGGCCAGCAGGCGTGATTGCTCCAGAGGTGTTACCAGGTCCTGGTCGCCACACACTACAAGAGTGGGGGCGGTGATGCGCTCCAGAAGACGCCGCGTGTCGTGGGCCAAAATGGCCTCTCCCTGGCGGAAGAAGGCGTCCAGGGGCATGGGGTTGGGGTTGGCGGCGGCACGTCGGATGGTCTCCTCTATAAGGGAGGGGTTCTGGTAGTCCTGGGGAGAGTAGATCCAGGGAAAGGTCACGCGGTAGTACTCTTCCAGGGAGAGGCGGGCCCGCAGGAGCCGGCGCATCTCCATCAAGGCGCGGTCATAGGGCGTCATGAAGACGAAGGATGAGATGAGGACGAGTTTGCTGACCCTTTGAGGGTAGTGGATAGCCACCTGTTGGGCGATGGCCCCGCCCATACTATGGCCAACTATGTGGGCCTGAGGGATGTGCAAGGCATCCAGCAGGCCCACCACATCCTGTGCCATGTCGAGTGTGGTGTAAGAGGTGGGGGCCTTGCTGGACTGGCCGGCGTCGCGGTTGTCCAGGGAGATGCAGCGGAAGTGCTGGCGCAGGGCGGGCACCTGATAGGCCCAGCCCCGGTGGTCCATCTCAAAGCCCTGAATCAGGACGAGGGGGAAGCCCTGGCCCGCCTCACGGTAGAAGATGTCCAGGCCGTTGGCACGGACATGGGGCATAGGCACACTTTTAAAGACTCAAGGGACTTTTAGCCATTCAATCTTGGTACCACGGAGCATCCGGCGCTCCGCCACGGGCCGATCGTGCGGGTCTCCTCTGTTTCCAGCGTAACGTAGCCGGCAGACTTGAGAAGTGTTTGCACCTGCCAGGAATTAAACGACCCTCTCAATCGTACAGACGATAAGGCGAATTTGCGCCCGGCGGGATAAACCTCCCTTGGGCTGATGCACAAAGATGACATTTATACGCGCCCTCTGCAAAGCCTCGGCGTGGGCTTTCCGAGCCTCTTCGTCGCTGGTGATCCATACTCCCCCGAAGGAGGCCATCCATTGGATAACAGCGGAATCAGGCTCACTCGGCTGGACCGCACGGGCATCAAAGGCCATGGCTTGAAGGACGGTAACAATTTGCGGGGCAGCAAGGCTTTCGTCCACCACCAGGGGCGGTTCACGATACTTTGGCAAGGCGCTTCTCCCATTCCACCGCCGCTTGCACTTTGTGCAAGGGGATGCCGTAGGCCCTGGCAACGGATTCCTCGCTATCGCCTGCGCGCACCATAGACCACACGGCGCTGGTAGGAATACGGGTGCTTTCAATACATGGGGAGCCGAACTGCACCTGTGGGTCAAGAACGATGCCTGGACAGGGCCGCCAGCGGGAGGCCACATGCTTGCCATTCACCTTGCGTTCAAAGGCCATGTCCGCAATCTCCAGCCGGGGCAAGTGCCGAAGCCACGCGCGGACTATCTCAAAGGCGTATTGACCCTCCCGACTGGCAGAGACCAGGCTCTGCTCCATCTGGATAAAGATTTCGGTTTCGCCGAGCCACAAGTCTTGTAAGGCGAAAGGTCGAGGATACCGTGAGGCCTCCTCTAGCCAGGCGTGGACGCGGCGAATGTGTTGAAGGGAGAAACCTGCTTGTCGTAGAGCCACGAGCATGCGGAGAGAGATGAGGTCTTCAAAAGTGACCCACCGCTCCCTTCCGGACTGTGTTGTGGCTAGGGGACGGAGGAGCCCACTGGTAATCCACCGCAAGAGGGAGCGATAGGAGGGCCGACGCATCTCTGGGCCTGTAGCCCACAGGTAGCGAGCCACCTCGGGGATGAAGTAGACGCCGGCGAAGGTCTCCATAGGCTCCCCCGTCAGCCGTTTCTATCGTGGAGCGGAGGGTTACTTTTGTCAACACTTGGCCCTTTGCCCAGCCGAGGTGCACGGCGCGTTCACCGAGGCGGGCTGCGGCCACACGCCCCTATTCCACCTTCAACGCCAATGTGGCTGGCACATCCAGTTTGATGCCTGGCCCCATGGTGGAGGTGAGGGTAATACTGCGGATGAAAACACCCTTGATGTCTTCGGGCTTGGCCCGTTTGACGGCGTCTACAAGGGCGGCCAAGTTCTCCAGCAGGTGCTGTTCGGGGAAGGAGGCCTTGCCGATGGGGCAGTGAATGATGCCCAGACGGTCTAGGCGGAACTCCAGGCGGCCTTTTTTGGCCTCGGCGATAACCCGGGGGAGGTCTTGCGGGGGCACCACAGTGCCGGCGCGGGGGTTGGGCATCAACCCCTTGCGCCCCAGCACCCGCCCCAGACGGCCGATACGGCCCATCATATCAGGGGTGGCGAGGGCCACATCAAATTCGGTCCACCCCTCCTGGTCTATGCGCCGAATGACCTCGTCGTCGCCTATGATGTCGGCCCCCGCTTGACGGGCGATGTTGCCCGCCTCGCCCTGAGCGAACACCAGGACGCGCTTGGGTTTGCCGACGCCATGCGGGAGCACCACTACCCCCCGCACCATCTGCTCAGACCGCTTGGGGTCCGCTGTGGTGCGGATGTGCACCTCTATGGTTTCGTCGAACTTGGCGGTGGCGGTCTTCTTCACGAGGGCGACCGCCTCCTGAGGGGTATAGGTTCGGGTGCGGTCGACCAGGGAGGCGACCTGGGCGTAGCGTTTGCCGTGGCGCTTTTTCAGTGCTTGGACGGCTGGGGATGTGGTCATGCTAGCCCTCCACCACGTCAATGCCCATGCTTCGGGCGGTGCCCTCCACGATGCGTATGGCGGCGTCCAAGTTGGTGGTGTTTAGGTCGGGGAGTTTGGTCTGGGCTATTTGGCGGATCTGGGAGCGGGTGACGCGCCCCACCTTTTGAGCGGGGGTTGCCCCGCTCCCCTTTTCGGCCCCCGCCGCCTTTTTGAGAAGTTCGGAGGTGGGGGGCGTCTTGGTAACAAAGGTGAAGGAACGGTCTTCAAAGATGGTAATCTGCACGGGGATAATGGTGCCCTTCTGGCCGGCCGTGCGGGCGTTGTATTCCTTGATGAATTGCATGATATTGACGCCGTGCTGGCCCAGGGCCGGCCCAACGGGGGGGGCTGGGGTCGCCTCCCCTGCGGGGAGTTGGAGTTTGAGGATGGCCTTGATTTTTTTCGCCATGTGTCCTCCTGAGGAGATGGGCCTAGCGGCAAGGGAAAGGGCCTTGTTGCCGGGGATGGGGGTGTGCACTGCCAAAGCCGGCCGTGCCTGCCCTTCCCGCCTTGGGGGCGTGCGGGGGCGGTATGCGTGGTGCTAGGCGATGCGCTCCACCTCCAGCAGGTCCAGCTCCACAGGCGTCTCCCGTCCGAAGAAGGAGACAAGCACCCGCACCCGCCCCTTGTCGGGGTAGATTTCGTCCACAGTGCCGATGAAGTCCTTGAAGAGGCCACCCACAATTTTCACCTGTTGCCCTTTGGTGAAACCCACCTTCACGAGGGGGTGGCCAGACTCCATGCGTTTGAAGATGGCCTCCACCTCCTGGGGGCCCAGGGGAACCGGCTGGGGCTTCTCGGTCAGGGTATCGGCGGAGATAAAGCCGGTTACCCCCGGGGTGTTGCGGACGGCTGCCCAGGTGCGCTCATCCAAGACCATGCGCACCAGAATGTAACCGGGGAACATGGGGCGGGTCTTTTTAATGCGCTGGCCTTCCCGTATCTCCACCACTTGCTCTAAAGGCACCTTCACCTCCAACACCCGATCGGCCAGGTCTAGGGATTCCACCCTCTGGCGGATGGCTTTGGCCACCCGCTCTTCCTGGCCGGAGTAGGCGTGGACGATATACCAGCGCGCTTCGGCGGGCGCAGGGGAGGGCTGCTCCTTCTCCTCCGAGGGAGAGGTCTGGGTCTGGTCAATGCGGGGTGTGCTCATGGGTGCATCCTCTGCGTCCTATCCCCCCAAGGCGAGGCGTGTCACGAAGGAGAACACCAGGTCCACCACGCCCAGGGCCACACCCACGGCGGCCGAGAGGGCGAGGACTATGAAGGTCAAGCGGACGATATCCTCCCGGGAGGGCCAGGTTACTTTCTTTAGTTCCGCCCAGGTCTCGGCCAGGAAGCGCCACTGCAGGAGGCGCTGGCTGACGGCGGTAACACGGGAAGGGGCCCCACCCCCCGACAGGCGTGCCATGCTAGCGCACCTCCCGATGGGGTTGGTGCTGACGGCACCGTGGGCAGAACTTTTTGCGCTCCAAGCGGTCGGGGTCGTTGCGCTTGTTCTTGGAGGTGAGGTAGTTACGCTCGCGACAGACGGTGCACGCCAGAGTAATGAGCACCCGGTCGCCTTTCTTGGCCATGTGCGCTCTACTCCAGGATCTTGGTGAACACGCCCGCCCCGACGGTGCGCCCCCCTTCACGGATGGCGAAGCGCAAGCCCTGCTCCAGGGCCACGGGGTACATGAGTTTGATAGTCATGCGGGTGTTGTCGCCCGGCATAACCATCTCCACCCCCTGGGGGAGGATGATCTCGCCGGTGACGTCGGTGGTGCGGATGTAGAACTGGGGCTTGTAGCCGCTGAAGAAAGGAGTGTGGCGGCCCCCCTCTTCCTTAGAGAGCACATAGACCTCGGCTTCGGCGACGGTGTGGGGCTTGATGGAACCGGGCTTGGCCAGCACCTGGCCGCGTTCCACCTCCTCCCGGTCTATGCCCCGCAGGAGCACCCCAATGGCATCCCCCGGTTCGGCCTCGTCCAGGGTCTTATGGAACATCTCGATGCCCGTGGCGACGGTGCGTTTGGGCTCTGGGGTGAAGCCGACGATCTCCACCTCCTCGTTGAGGCGTAGCACACCCCGCTCCACGCGCCCCGTGACCACCGTCCCACGCCCCTTGATGGCGAACACATCCTCAATGGGCATCAGGAAGGGGAGATCCCGCGGACGCTGGGGGATAGGAATATATTCATCCACGATGTCCATCAGTTTGAGAATCTGCCCGCACCATTGGCACTCGCGCTTCCCGCATCCGCATTCCAGGGCCTTCAGGGCGCTCAGGCGCACGATGGGGGTTGTGTCCCCGGGGAACTGGTATTTGCTGAGCAGGTCGCGCACCTCCAGTTCCACCAGGTCCAACAGTTCCGGGTCGTCCATCGCATCCACTTTATTCAGGGCCACCACGATGTATGGCACGTTCACTTGGCGGGCCAGGAGGATGTGTTCCCGTGTCTGGGGCATGGGGCCGTCGGGAGCGCTGACCACCAGGATGGCCCCGTCGATCTGGGCGGCACCGGTGATCATATTCTTCACGTAGTCGGCGTGGCCAGGGCAGTCCACATGGGCGTAGTGGCGTTTGGCGGTTTCGTATTCCACGTGGGTAATGGAGATGGTGAGGCCTCGGGCGCGCTCCTCCGGGGCGGAGTTGATTTGGTCGTAAGTGGTCCACTTGGTGGAGTTGCCCGGCTGTTTGGACAGGACCAGGGTGATGGCGGAAGTGAGGGTGGTCTTGCCGTGAGCCACGTGGCCGATGGTGCCCACATTGACATGGGGCTTGGCCCGCACAAACTTCTGTTTTGCCACTGTGTCGCCTCCTTAGTTTTGTGCTCCTGGGGGTCAACCCAGGACGCTTGGTGTCGGTCGGGTATGGAGCCCACAGCCGGGATCGAACCGGCGACCCCGTTCTTACCAAGAACGTGCTCTACCGCTGAGCTATGTGGGCCCGTTGGCAAGTGGAGGGGGTAGGATTTGAACCTACGAAGCCCGACGGGCGCCAGATTTACAGTCTGGTGCGTTTGGCCGCTCCGCCACCCCTCCAGCAAATACCCAGTATACCAAAGGGGAAGGGAGGGAGCAAGCCCGGTGCACCCGGACAGGGCTTCACGCCCACAGCCCGAGGGGGGATTCGAACCCACCAACCTTCCGATTACAAGTCGGTTGCGCTACCGTTGCGCCACTCGGGCATACCTATCCGCCACCCCTCGGTTTCCCCTTGCGATTCGGGCCTGACGCTAGTGTAGAAAAGGGCGTCTGGTGTTGTCAAGGCGCTTACGTGCGGGGCTGATCCTTTGTTGACACCCCTTCCCGTTTGGGATAGCATAGCCCTAGATACATCTGCAGAAGGAGAACCATAGGCCGTTATGGTGCGTATAAGACTACGGAGGGTGGGCAAAAGACACCAGCCGACATACCGCATTGTGGTAGTGGATGCTCGCAACCCACGGGACGGGGCGTATGTGGAGATGATAGGTCTCTACAACCCCCGCACTGACCCTCCGCTCTACCAGGTGGATGCGGAGAAAGCGAAAATGTGGCTCCAACGGGGGGCTCAGCCCAGCCCCGCTGTGGCGCGCATTCTTACCAAACTGGGCATTATGGAGTCCCGCAGTGGCCATGAAAGATCTGATTGAGTATGTCGCTAAGTCCCTCGTCCACAACCCGGACGCCGTAAAGGTAAGCGAATCAGAACAGGACGGTCGGAAAGTGATCATCCTTGAAGTAGCACCCGAGGATAAAGGGCGTATCATCGGGAAGCAGGGCAGAGTAGCCGAAGCGATGCGCGTGCTCCTCCGGGTGGCTGCTGTCAAGGAAGGAACCAAGGCCGCCCTGCAAATCCTGTAGCACAGTTTTTTGCTGGTGTCTCACGGCGTTCCCCCTCCTGCCCCGCCGGAGCGCTTGGTGGTGGGGCGTATCCTGCGCCCCTGGGGGGTGCGTGGTGGCCTGCGCGTGGAAGTCCTTACGGAGCGCCCGGAGCGCTTCCGCGCTGGGGCGGAGGTCTTTATCCAAG
Coding sequences within:
- a CDS encoding KH domain-containing protein, with amino-acid sequence MKDLIEYVAKSLVHNPDAVKVSESEQDGRKVIILEVAPEDKGRIIGKQGRVAEAMRVLLRVAAVKEGTKAALQIL
- a CDS encoding DUF433 domain-containing protein, with translation METFAGVYFIPEVARYLWATGPEMRRPSYRSLLRWITSGLLRPLATTQSGRERWVTFEDLISLRMLVALRQAGFSLQHIRRVHAWLEEASRYPRPFALQDLWLGETEIFIQMEQSLVSASREGQYAFEIVRAWLRHLPRLEIADMAFERKVNGKHVASRWRPCPGIVLDPQVQFGSPCIESTRIPTSAVWSMVRAGDSEESVARAYGIPLHKVQAAVEWEKRLAKVS
- the rplK gene encoding 50S ribosomal protein L11 is translated as MAKKIKAILKLQLPAGEATPAPPVGPALGQHGVNIMQFIKEYNARTAGQKGTIIPVQITIFEDRSFTFVTKTPPTSELLKKAAGAEKGSGATPAQKVGRVTRSQIRQIAQTKLPDLNTTNLDAAIRIVEGTARSMGIDVVEG
- a CDS encoding CoA transferase, whose protein sequence is MSTSPLPLADLRVLDIGTFIAAPVAGTLLAEFGAQVIKVEMPGTGDIARQAGELVNGTSLFWTVEGRNKQSITLDLRKPQGQALLKELVKISDILLENFRPGTLERWGLGWDNLRAVNPTLIMVRVSGFGQTGPYRYRAAYDRVAVGFGGLAYVTGFPDRPPTRPGFPLADYLTACFATIGCLIALRWREKTGQGQMLDLALYESILRVSEHTIPLYDRLGIVRERQGNVNPAGAPSDHFLTQDGKWVSLIVTTDDQFRRLAQAIGKDEWTTDPRFATLQGRRQHLTELNTQMAQWISQHTLQETLAILERAGVAAGPIYSAEDICADPHIRERGILVEVDDPVVGKVRIPGVTPRLTSTPGSVRQPAPTLGQHNQEIYCNLLGLSPQTLEGLQAEGVI
- the tuf gene encoding elongation factor Tu, giving the protein MAKQKFVRAKPHVNVGTIGHVAHGKTTLTSAITLVLSKQPGNSTKWTTYDQINSAPEERARGLTISITHVEYETAKRHYAHVDCPGHADYVKNMITGAAQIDGAILVVSAPDGPMPQTREHILLARQVNVPYIVVALNKVDAMDDPELLDLVELEVRDLLSKYQFPGDTTPIVRLSALKALECGCGKRECQWCGQILKLMDIVDEYIPIPQRPRDLPFLMPIEDVFAIKGRGTVVTGRVERGVLRLNEEVEIVGFTPEPKRTVATGIEMFHKTLDEAEPGDAIGVLLRGIDREEVERGQVLAKPGSIKPHTVAEAEVYVLSKEEGGRHTPFFSGYKPQFYIRTTDVTGEIILPQGVEMVMPGDNTRMTIKLMYPVALEQGLRFAIREGGRTVGAGVFTKILE
- the rpmG gene encoding 50S ribosomal protein L33, with the translated sequence MAKKGDRVLITLACTVCRERNYLTSKNKRNDPDRLERKKFCPRCRQHQPHREVR
- the secE gene encoding preprotein translocase subunit SecE; translation: MARLSGGGAPSRVTAVSQRLLQWRFLAETWAELKKVTWPSREDIVRLTFIVLALSAAVGVALGVVDLVFSFVTRLALGG
- the rplA gene encoding 50S ribosomal protein L1, which codes for MTTSPAVQALKKRHGKRYAQVASLVDRTRTYTPQEAVALVKKTATAKFDETIEVHIRTTADPKRSEQMVRGVVVLPHGVGKPKRVLVFAQGEAGNIARQAGADIIGDDEVIRRIDQEGWTEFDVALATPDMMGRIGRLGRVLGRKGLMPNPRAGTVVPPQDLPRVIAEAKKGRLEFRLDRLGIIHCPIGKASFPEQHLLENLAALVDAVKRAKPEDIKGVFIRSITLTSTMGPGIKLDVPATLALKVE
- the nusG gene encoding transcription termination/antitermination protein NusG codes for the protein MSTPRIDQTQTSPSEEKEQPSPAPAEARWYIVHAYSGQEERVAKAIRQRVESLDLADRVLEVKVPLEQVVEIREGQRIKKTRPMFPGYILVRMVLDERTWAAVRNTPGVTGFISADTLTEKPQPVPLGPQEVEAIFKRMESGHPLVKVGFTKGQQVKIVGGLFKDFIGTVDEIYPDKGRVRVLVSFFGRETPVELDLLEVERIA
- the rpsP gene encoding 30S ribosomal protein S16, whose protein sequence is MVRIRLRRVGKRHQPTYRIVVVDARNPRDGAYVEMIGLYNPRTDPPLYQVDAEKAKMWLQRGAQPSPAVARILTKLGIMESRSGHERSD
- a CDS encoding alpha/beta hydrolase codes for the protein MPHVRANGLDIFYREAGQGFPLVLIQGFEMDHRGWAYQVPALRQHFRCISLDNRDAGQSSKAPTSYTTLDMAQDVVGLLDALHIPQAHIVGHSMGGAIAQQVAIHYPQRVSKLVLISSFVFMTPYDRALMEMRRLLRARLSLEEYYRVTFPWIYSPQDYQNPSLIEETIRRAAANPNPMPLDAFFRQGEAILAHDTRRLLERITAPTLVVCGDQDLVTPLEQSRLLAQSIPSARLEILSGGGHGILWTRSDEVNRVLLDFLLHG